In a genomic window of Telopea speciosissima isolate NSW1024214 ecotype Mountain lineage chromosome 5, Tspe_v1, whole genome shotgun sequence:
- the LOC122661518 gene encoding pentatricopeptide repeat-containing protein At2g13600-like gives MNSLYLDYSTDNSYMGFSQKVSKAMKACGDLQSIYDARKLHAYLMSTGFGSSIFLQNHLLNMYSKCGSIEDARRVFSEIEKPNVFSWNTMINGLADMGRLTEAMHLFEEMPDRDSVSWNSMMSGYMQNLQYEETLKVFVSMVRDFNCRPDSFSFSCVMKACGILQFLEFGSQVHGLAVKFDFVRDPFVETSVLDMYIKCGSMNSADQVFHQLPNPSLFCWNSMLFGYSKSSGVKKVLQLFHQMPERDHVSWNTMISILSQHGLGAQALSMFIEMWNEGFRPNSMTYASVLSASTSILDLGWGRHLHARIIRYESGVDVYMGSGLIDMYAKCGCLKEAKRVFDNLLEHNEVSWTSLIGGYAQSGYEEEALMLFNQMREVPVTTDRYTLATVLGMCASRKDISVGTQLHTYTVKIGLDSSVPVANALLTMYAKCGSVQNANRVFHFMPARDIISWTAMISALSQLGDIDRARTYFNKIPERNVITWNSMLATYLQYGFQEECLKLYTLMLREGLNPDWITFAIVFGACADAAVLRLGNQIIAQTTKFGFNSDVPVANSLVTMYSRCGRINEAREVFDSIINKDLVSWNSMMTGYAQNGQGKKVIEIFEEMFKADLAPDHISYIAILSGCSHSGLISEGQYYFDSMTKDHGLCPRSEHFVCMVDLFGRAGLLEQAKNLIDNMPIKPSASIWGALLGACRIHGNTKLAECAVKNLLELDPEDSGSYVLQANLYADVGRLDGVAEVRKLMREKGIRKNPGCSWIEVDNRVHVFTVDDTNHPQINDVLRMLEELIKKIEDTGKYVNKISTSRTQGYHSEKLAVAFGLINLPPWMPIHVMKNLRICTDCHIVMKLISLVTTRELIVRDALRFHHFKEGCCSCGDYW, from the coding sequence GTTGGAATACGATGATAAATGGTTTGGCAGATATGGGTCGGTTGACTGAGGCAATGCATTTGTTTGAGGAAATGCCGGACAGAGATTCTGTTTCTTGGAACTCAATGATGTCAGGTTATATGCAAAACCTGCAATATGAAGAAACTTTGAAggtttttgtttccatggttCGAGATTTTAATTGTAGACCGGAttcattctctttctcctgTGTGATGAAGGCTTGCGGTATTCTTCAATTCCTTGAATTTGGTTCGCAAGTGCATGGTCTTGCAgtgaaatttgattttgtaaGAGACCCATTTGTTGAAACGTCGGTTCTTGATATGTATATTAAATGTGGATCTATGAACTCGGCCGATCAAGTGTTTCACCAGCTACCCAATCCAAGTCTTTTTTGCTGGAATAGTATGTTGTTTGGCTATTCAAAATCTTCTGGCGTGAAAAAAGTACTCCAATTGTTCCATCAGATGCCTGAGCGAGACCATGTATCATGGAACACAATGATTTCAATCTTGTCCCAGCATGGGCTTGGGGCCCAAGCTCTTTCTATGTTCATAGAAATGTGGAACGAAGGTTTTAGACCCAACTCTATGACTTACGCTAGTGTTCTTAGTGCTTCCACTAGCATTCTTGACCTGGGATGGGGTAGACATCTTCATGCCCGTATTATTAGATATGAATCAGGAGTTGATGTTTACATGGGTAGTGGTCTGATTGATATGTATGCAAAATGTGGATGCTTAAAAGAGGCGAAGCGGGTGTTTGATAACTTACTTGAACATAATGAAGTCTCTTGGACTTCTTTAATTGGAGGCTATGCACAATCAGGCTACGAAGAAGAAGCATTGATGTTGTTTAACCAAATGAGAGAGGTTCCAGTTACCACAGACAGGTATACTCTTGCCACTGTTCTAGGCATGTGTGCAAGTAGAAAAGATATTTCTGTTGGGACACAACTTCATACCTATACAGTTAAGATTGGACTGGACTCCTCTGTTCCTGTTGCAAATGCTCTGCTTACAATGTATGCTAAGTGTGGAAGTGTTCAAAATGCAAACCGTGTGTTTCACTTCATGCCTGCAAGAGACATAATATCATGGACAGCAATGATCAGTGCGTTGTCCCAGCTGGGTGATATTGACAGAGCCCGAACATACTTCAACAAGATACCTGAACGGAATGTAATAACTTGGAACTCAATGTTGGCTACATATTTACAATACGGGTTTCAGGAAGAATGTCTGAAATTGTACACTCTGATGCTAAGAGAAGGACTGAATCCAGATTGGATTACTTTTGCAATTGTTTTTGGTGCCTGTGCTGACGCTGCAGTACTTAGACTTGGCAACCAAATTATTGCTCAAACTACAAAGTTTGGATTCAATTCTGATGTGCCAGTTGCCAATAGTCTTGTAACAATGTATTCAAGATGTGGCCGCATCAATGAAGCACGAGAAGTTTTTGATTCAATAATCAATAAGGATTTAGTTTCATGGAATTCCATGATGACAGGTTATGCTCAGAATGGTCAAGGGAAGAAAGTGATTGAGATTTTTGAAGAAATGTTTAAGGCAGACCTGGCACCTGATCATATAAGCTACATTGCCATTCTATCAGGTTGTAGCCATTCAGGACTCATATCAGAAGGTCAATATTATTTTGATTCCATGACCAAAGATCATGGACTCTGTCCAAGGTCTGAGCATTTTGTGTGCATGGTTGACCTTTTTGGTCGAGCTGGGTTGCTAGAACAGGCCAAGAACTTGATTGACAATATGCCCATCAAACCAAGTGCCAGCATCTGGGGAGCTCTTCTTGGGGCTTGCCGCATCCATGGCAACACAAAACTGGCTGAATGTGCTGTCAAGAACTTGCTTGAGTTGGATCCAGAAGATTCTGGAAGTTATGTTCTTCAAGCCAATTTATATGCTGATGTGGGCAGGTTGGATGGTGTTGCAGAAGTAAGAAAATTGATGAGGGAGAAGGGAATTCGGAAGAACCCCGGTTGCAGCTGGATTGAAGTTGATAACAGGGTACATGTGTTTACTGTAGATGACACGAACCACCCACAAATCAATGATGTCCTTAGGATGTTAGAAGAATTAATTAAGAAGATAGAAGATACAGGAAAATATGTGAACAAAATTAGTACAAGTAGAACTCAAGGCTACCATAGCGAGAAGCTTGCAGTAGCTTTTGGGTTGATCAACTTGCCTCCTTGGATGCCAATCCATGTTATGAAGAATCTTCGGATCTGCACAGATTGTCACATAGTGATGAAGTTAATATCTCTTGTCACCACTAGGGAATTGATTGTGCGGGATGCCCTCCGTTTCCATCATTTCAAAGAAGGATGTTGCTCTTGTGGGGATTACTGGTAA